Genomic DNA from Brienomyrus brachyistius isolate T26 chromosome 22, BBRACH_0.4, whole genome shotgun sequence:
TCACATTAATTGCGTAAACACATTCTTCCCCTTCATCCCCGGGAACGTATATCTGGGTGAAGAGGTCCAACCTGAGGGAGACTGTAATACTTCTGGAGCGCCTCTGCTGTGCCTGAAGAAGTGAGCTCATGCAAGATGAGCTTCATAGTTGTACGACTGCCATGTACATTTCCCTGCACTTGCCTGGTCTTGTAGCATAGCCTaatcctttttttttcattttccatggAATATCTCATTCTGGAAAACATGTGTCTTGCAGAACATGGAAAGGGCGGGGGCAGAATGCgtgggcagggggtggggcGGCAGCGAGGCAGGAGCTGTGATTAAACTGACAAACACTCAACGTTATGTTAAGTATAAAGCAGGTAAGGCTGGGAACGCCCTCGCCTCAAATACCCATGGAGCTTGTCACCCTTCAGTGGCTGCTGGCTCTTAGACTCCCATGTTTTCTGGAACGTTCTTGCTATCAGGTAACCAGAGAAGATGTCGCCACAGGAAACAGGCCCTGCCCCCTCGCTGCTGGCCCCAGCTGGTGTGTGTTTCAGGCCTGCAATGGGACTCAAGGCCTTGTAGCCAGGTTGGGACACCTAAGCTCCCCTGGAGGGCGTGGCCTGGACTGAGGGGCGGGGCATCCAGCCGCAAAGGCAGTGGTGCTCACTGGATCTGACCTAGTCCCATAGGCTGGTAAAACAGCCCCATTATGCATAATGACACATGTGGGATGAGCTCAGTGACATCTGCAGTAAATGTATATGGAGACTTTATCTCCCATTTATCAAATTATCCACGGCTACAGTTACAGCTGCATGGATGCAGAGGCACATATACATAATGGGGCAGCATGATGGATGGTACAGGGGGGAGCTGCAGGGCAGGCTGTATGCCTGCAGGAAGGGAGAGGATGGCCGAGACTGGGCTCCTCCCCCATCAGCTGCTCTTGCAGGGTGGCCTTTGGCAGTGATATGTGCAAGACTATGTTTCGAGATCAAGACAAGATCAAGACTCATCTAACCCAAGACCAAATCAAGACAAAGACCCACCCCAACCAAGACCAAGACAAGACCCAACTTTTAATTCACAATAAGAATTTAGATGTTTTTAGGTATGTTGCACCCATATCGGGActatattttcatttttgtaaTTCCAATAGGCACTATTattgaaaatgtttaatgttcatATACTCTAAACAACAatgcagatatatatatataaaaaaacacacaatataATGAAATCACATACACAAAGCCCTCCTCTAGTTCCCTGACAGCGATAGTAAATTACTCTAACAATCAACACTAAACACTATCAACAATGTCCAAAACAGTCCAGTATAACAGGGGCATTTGATGGCGGATTAGTGAAAGAAATaccttgtgaacagctctctaGAAAGACCATTGGAGTTCCTGGTGAGGTGTGAGGTGATTGAGAGCAGAGCCTgcgggggttggggggagggtgggTCTCGTCAATCACACACTACATGCAGGTGGCTTGTTTTCTGGGGCATAGACACTGTTAAATAGTTCATACTAAGTATTACAGCAAGTTATGTGGAGCTTTTATATGAATGTTCCTTATTGAATGAATTTAGGTCTGTATCATAACATTACAGAGCAGTAGAATATTATCGGTATGAAGCATGTAATTTAAGGTTACCTTCTTATATTATGCTTATATTATGGCACCTTCCCAGCATCTTTCACGTTCATTTTTAAAGAACCTGTTTGCTCAATAACTCTTCCCAGCAGCCCCTGTGCCCTCCCAAGCTGTCCAATAGTATTACACCGCCAAGCCAGCTGGAAGATGTAGTTCATTTTAAGTAGCGCCGCTACAAGAGGACAGCGCAGGAAAATTAATTTTGGCATAGTGAGGGGAAAGAAGTATATTTGCATATCAATTTAGATAATATCTTTTGTGGTATTTCGAGACTCAGACCAAGGCAAGATCAAAACAAAATGGGCTCGAGACCGAGACGAGGCTGAGGTCAGGTtcagttcaatttatttttatatagcgcctttcacaacagagtcgtcCAAAAGTGCTTTGCATGGATGTGTTACAAAAAACATCAGGTTGAGCCAAGACTGGATCTCGAGACCTATAACTCTGGCTTTTGGACTAAACCTCTTGGCTCAGAGGCTTCTCTCTTGACCTGTCATTACCCTCATAAAGGACATCTCAGGGCTTGGAGACCCTCTGCTTAGGAatggcatgtggctcagtgagttagcttgctgtgcctgtgattggaaggttgttcATTAAAACCCCTGggttacataagaacataagaaatttacaaatgagaggaggccattctgaccatcaagcttgtttggggagaacttaactaatagctcagatttGCTAAAGTTTTATCtatctctgatttaaaggaacccagggttttagcttgtgctacactaacaggaagactattccatactctaactgcacgctgtgtaaagaagtgctttctcaaattcattttaaaatgttctcccgataatttccacttatggccacgagatctagtatttaaactaatattaaaatatCCATTTGACTGAACAACATCCAGGCCTGTTAgtatcttatatacctggatcatgtccccccttaatctcctttgctcgaggctgaatagattcagctcagctaacctctcctcataagacattcctctaagaccaggaatcattcctgTAACCCTACGCtgaaccctttccaaggcagcaatgtccttcttaaggtatggtgaccaaacctgcacacaatattctaggtgaggtcttaccaaggaattatctaatcgtagcatcacctccgtTAACTTaagctccacacacctagagatgtaacccaacatcctattggccttttttattgcttccccacactggcgagagtgggacatggaagcatcaacatacacatcgagatctttctcataatcagctacctttatttcagtggaacccataaaatatctgtactttatatttctgctccctgcatggattaccttacatttatctaggttaatctgccaggtatcagcccagtcactaatcaaatcaagatcccgttgtagcctctgtgctgctagaggGTTGGTAGAGTGGCGTTGCCATTGGGCCCCAGATCAAGGCCTTTATCCAGTGATTGGCTAGCCATcaaaagctctctcaaaaatgcATGTCACTTTAGACAAAAGCGGCTGTTGAAATGAATATTCCTGGTGGGCTTTTTATTAAAACCCTAAAAGTACATTTTGAAAAGTGAGACAGGGAGGTTTACTAAGCAGTAAGGGAGGCAGATTAGCTATGTGATTCCTGCACCATCCTCACATCCGAGTATAAGAGCTGGCAGCGCAGTCACCCCCTCCCCTCTTTCAGATCAGCCTATCAAAAGCCCGGAAGCCTCCTGTCGCTCAGATCCCCCAGTCACCCCCTACCTCCAACACAAACAACACAAATAGCCCGAGGGAGATCACTTTCAGCTGCTCACCGACACGCCACATTACCTCATTGTGTCTCCAGCTTCAGTCACCTCCCTTGCAGGGACTcctgtgggggtgtgtgtgtgtgtaagtgccaGTCAGTGTGTAAAGACATTGAAGCGGAGAGTAATAAAAGACGGAATTCCAGGACCTAAGGAACAATACTGCAAACAGTATTGGATCGATAAATGTGACATCTTTAATAAAGTCTCCCCATTAAGGATAGTCTTCATTATAAAACAAAAGATATATCAGGTTGACCTTCTAAATGATCACCGTAAATATATATTACAAAAAGACACTGGTTGTAAGAAGGGTTTACACAATGCCGAACTACACGGGAAACAGTATATCAAACTGCCTACATTGTTCAATAACCTACAGCAGGGGGAGGTATAGAGCTTTATAGGTGTCCCTGAATGTAGCAAAGGGATTACATTTCCTGCATTCTGAAGCCATTTTAAACAATCCTGACAACAATCCTGACACAAGAGGAGCCGAGAGGAAATGACCCAGGACGGAAGCTCATACACACGGCGAGAAGACGCTCAGAAACATGTTATGGTGAAGCACAGGCAGGACATGAGGCAGAATGTCACTCTTGCAGGGACTGTCCATGGGAAGGTTTTTAATAAAATCTTTATAAAACACAAGGCATCTCAGCCAGGCCCCTGTAAAATGGGACTTGATCCATCCGATCTCACAACTTTCATTTTTTCGTGAAAGTTACAGCAAAGGATTCACTGCGTTTTCTCAAGCACTGCACCAGGACAACATGTAAACTATGGTCATGAACTGCAAACCTTGGCCTTTAGTGCGATGATGCCAGCAAAATGGTCTAAATGGGGTTTGGCGGGATTATCCGTGTAAGAAAAgggttaatgtcattccaggaaTCCATACCCCTTAATGACACCTCTGTGAACTGACAGTGACAGGAGTTGATGAGCCAGCCACCATCCCCAAAGTGACACTGTACCACGGAGGTTTGACTTGAGGTCAATGTCTGTAAACATCTTGTAGCAACACAGCCGACACATCACACATCTGGTCAGGCAGCTTGGTGGATAAATGAAATTGCGAAAATAAAAGgtttacatttacataaatCTACAAACGCACTGAAATACCCAGTGCTAGATGCTTCCTGAAACACAGGCACAATGAGGATTGTATCCATACCCCACAGGGGCTAATATACTGAGGCGATATTCATGCAGTGGTGAgaagaatgccccccccccatctccatgATGTGCTTCTTCAGTCCAACTGGCATAGTCCGGGGCGTCACGCTTCAATCCGGCTCGCCACATTCCTCCAGCGCCCCAAACCCTTCTGTCCGCTGGCTGGACAGGCGCCAGCACGAGCGAGACGCACTGCAGCTGCTGGCCTCACCCTTGGCAGCGGTGCTCCTCCCATACGGCCAAATCGTGCGATTTCGCCACAACGATCCGGAGTTTATCTGAAACTCAAACAGCGCAATCATCTCAGTGGAAAATCCGATTTATATCAAGATTACCATCAGCCATTTATTGTCTGGTTGCTTAGAAGACAGCCTTTACCAAGACAAACTGCACCTTTATATGTCTATATATCCTGCAATATTTTACTAAAgtaattcaataacatttacacCAGGAATGCGGCGACCTTAAGTACCTTTGACACTACGACAGTTAATCTTTCTCTTGGGACCCAGAACCTTAAACCCCAGAGGACATCTAGTCAGATGCACTGTATCTGTCCCTCCCATCCACCAGGTATCTCTACCCAACAATGTAAGGGGCTCATATTAAACGCACCTGATATTTCTCATGAAAACCTCCCTACCCACTGGTGACAGCATTGTCTCTTTGGTTTGAATTGCATTTATTCATGTATCCCATGCTGTAATCCAGACAgcgtttttcattttcattcattcagtAAAACCTGTGCACTCGTATTCCTGTGACATACCAAACCAGGGCCGAGGGGTAGCTGGGGATACAGGGTGGGGGTTAGATGTCAACGGGCACATCTTTGGCATTAGGCAAGAATAAGAAATGATCCTCTGGTACGGTTGATGGGAAGACTGTGACATCACAATGGGGCCGGAGTGAGCAGTTAGGTGCCTCTGCTCCAAGATTACAGTCTATGCAATCCCTCTGTAGGCATGGCAGCCCTGATATTCACTAcaccaacatccatccatccatccgtcctccaaaccgcttatccttctgggtccggagcctatcctagaagctatgggcacgaggcagggaacaacctaggacggggggccagcccatcgcagggcacactcactatACCAACAATTTCAGTTAAAATTTGGTATTCCACTTGCTGTTAGCATAGCCACTGACAATAGGATGCTGGCTATGATATTTCCATAACCAACACCAATAGAACTTGTTCAAGAAAGTGGTTAAAAAACCCCATCTACCCCTGAAGCACCGCAGCGCAGAGGCTCTACTCACAGCTCAGTGTCCTCCATCACGTCGGGGTCCTCTATAGTCTCTGCACGTCGCTTGCAGCCATCCAGGATCTTCTTGCGGGGCCCGAGGGGGATGTGGATGCTCTTGAGGTCATGGTCGGAGCAAAGCAGTAGTGCCTCCAGGTCGATCTTTTCCCTACGGAACACTGGGATAAACTCATTCATGGTCAGCGAGGCCAAGAAGACCTCCAAGGGTGTGGTCTCTGGCTCATCGTCATCCAGGCCAAGCTCCATCTCTTCCCAGGGTAGCTCCTGCAGGTTGCGCTCTTGCAGGCTGCCGGCGCTGCCGATGCTGTCGTCCAGGCTCGGTGAGCGGAGCAGTCGGCTGCGCAGGTGCACATCAGCTCCCCGTCGCGCCACACTGCCCTCATCCCGGGAGCCAATGTCGAACAGGCCGCCGCTCACATAATTCCGTCGAAAAACCATAGTTCCCAGGCCGGGCCGGTTGAAGAGTGAGTCGCGACCAGAATCTGCACTGACCTCCGAGTAGGCGGCATCCACagcatgaaggcctggctcgctgATGGCACGGGAGATGGCATCGTCATTGCTAGGGAACATGTCGCGGACGTTGCGCCTCAGGCGGTCTTTGGGGCCTGCATAGGTGCCCTGCTTCACAAACATGACATCGTTCCCCAGCTGCAGGCCCGATAGCGAGCGCACACTCTTGCGTCCATCTTCGTAGATCTTGAAGGTTCCGTCCCCTTGTTTCTTCTTCTGCAACTTCTTCTGGATCTTAATTTTGCCTCTGGTTGTCGCATGGAGGGTGGCCTGTGGACAGAGTGCAAAGTTGATTGCAACATGCTATTGGTCTAGTTTAAAGGCTGGGGGGTTCAGCCTTCACATACCTGGGAGTATGGCACACTGTTGGCAGAGGTGCCCAGCTGCTGTAGTTTGCGGCTCAGAGTGCTGCTGGCATAGCTGGAGAAACTCATGGCGTCCGAGATGGAGGCCTCCGACTCGCCCTTGAGGAACCTGCGCTCCATGCGCCGGTGGTGTTTCCTCTGCATCTTCACACACTCCTTGATGCGGCGCTCGGCCTCACGGAAGGCCCGATCTTTCAGCTTGCTCACCAGCTTGGGGTTGAGTGCCGTCTGCTTGGCAGCGATGGAATCTAAGTAGCGCACGCAGTCCATGTGGCTCTTCATGGCCGCCATGTCCAAAGGCGTGTGGTAGTCATTGTCCAAGCACCACACATTGGCACCGAATGACACCAGGAAGGAGAGGCAGTTAAGGTGCCCATTGGCTGCAGCCAGGTGGAGTGGGGTATTCCCCCAGATGTCGCACTTGTCCGGGTCACCCCTGCAAGAGGAGTAGAGGGGGCAGGAGTACCGTGTAAAGATCACAGGAATAAGCTACGTGGGAGATAGAGGCAGAGGACATCTGTATCTCCTAAAATCACTTGAATGAGCAGCATGCCAACACTAATGTTTTCCATGGGATTCTCCCATATTACAAGACCATCTCCCAGCGCCCTCCCATTTTTCCTGGGTTTCTCCTGTATTACAAGGCCGTCTCCCAGCACCCTCCCATTTTTCCTGGGTTTCTCCTGTATTACAAGGCCGTCTCCCAGCGCCCTCCCATTTTTCCTGGGTTTCTCCTGTATTACAAGGCCGTCTCCCAGCACCCTCCCATTTTTCCTGGGTTTCTCCTGTATTACAAGGCCGTCTCCCAGCGCCCTCCCATTTTTCCTGGGTTTCTCCTGTATTACAAGGCCGTCTCCCAGCGCCCTCCCATTTTTCCTGGGTTTCTCCTGTATTACAAGGCCGTCTCCCAGCACCCTCCCATTTTTCCTGGGTTTCTCCTGTATTACAAGGCCATCTCCCAGCACTCTCCCATTTTTTCCTGGGTTTCTCCTGTATTACAAGGTCGTCTCCCAGCACCCTCCCATTTTTCCCTGGTTTATCCTGCAGCCCTCCTGTCTTCTTGTTTCTGCCCAGAAACTCCCGTAATTTGCATAGCCCTCAaagttttattttgaataatcatCATACACAGATCCATAACTT
This window encodes:
- the ush1ga gene encoding Usher syndrome type-1G protein homolog isoform X2; the encoded protein is MSDRYHKAARDGYLDLLKEATRKDLNAPDEDGMTPTLWAAYHGNLEALRLIVGRGGDPDKCDIWGNTPLHLAAANGHLNCLSFLVSFGANVWCLDNDYHTPLDMAAMKSHMDCVRYLDSIAAKQTALNPKLVSKLKDRAFREAERRIKECVKMQRKHHRRMERRFLKGESEASISDAMSFSSYASSTLSRKLQQLGTSANSVPYSQATLHATTRGKIKIQKKLQKKKQGDGTFKIYEDGRKSVRSLSGLQLGNDVMFVKQGTYAGPKDRLRRNVRDMFPSNDDAISRAISEPGLHAVDAAYSEVSADSGRDSLFNRPGLGTMVFRRNYVSGGLFDIGSRDEGSVARRGADVHLRSRLLRSPSLDDSIGSAGSLQERNLQELPWEEMELGLDDDEPETTPLEVFLASLTMNEFIPVFRREKIDLEALLLCSDHDLKSIHIPLGPRKKILDGCKRRAETIEDPDVMEDTEL
- the ush1ga gene encoding Usher syndrome type-1G protein homolog isoform X1, whose translation is MSDRYHKAARDGYLDLLKEATRKDLNAPDEDGMTPTLWAAYHGNLEALRLIVGRGGDPDKCDIWGNTPLHLAAANGHLNCLSFLVSFGANVWCLDNDYHTPLDMAAMKSHMDCVRYLDSIAAKQTALNPKLVSKLKDRAFREAERRIKECVKMQRKHHRRMERRFLKGESEASISDAMSFSSYASSTLSRKLQQLGTSANSVPYSQATLHATTRGKIKIQKKLQKKKQGDGTFKIYEDGRKSVRSLSGLQLGNDVMFVKQGTYAGPKDRLRRNVRDMFPSNDDAISRAISEPGLHAVDAAYSEVSADSGRDSLFNRPGLGTMVFRRNYVSGGLFDIGSRDEGSVARRGADVHLRSRLLRSPSLDDSIGSAGSLQERNLQELPWEEMELGLDDDEPETTPLEVFLASLTMNEFIPVFRREKIDLEALLLCSDHDLKSIHIPLGPRKKILDGCKRRAETIEDPDVMEDTEL